From the genome of Phreatobacter oligotrophus, one region includes:
- a CDS encoding TniQ family protein, producing MTYRLTPLPVEADEPAQAYACRLARRINLPLRFFCTDIGIPRQEVIKGSTDAVHRIADYGGADPAPLLAATVRHTEGRLYTLNGQDLVRDSLRRTRLRGCVMCMKEQLAHGAVWDVSIRTSWCLASVYTCPIHEVGLVDIGTGKDAMFNEWSLLMEDFLSSETACHPPPERSPGKFELYLMERAMHGPPESGGEVNDLPMHVAMRVMPFFGQTLLHGTNAHEPVTDDEIIKACDTGFQALVARGGLEQSLADIEAGAGPRMSKQGPQHRLGKHLFSFLTNAVSQEAYQPVLDRVRAFVLDTIPMDRGALLLGRPVDTCRVHSVATLTAVTGMHPTTLRRYLRENGFLKSDAQNGDMPMPAAMVEAWAANLAEVVGQKAVEELLGCSRSHFNTLLKARLIQPHYASRSSRKYRFGRIDLEALLTRLLDAATPTPATPDGFVGLDRIGKRANASIAVVLKAVIAGEMNGVTCRPGNRRLDGLEFSVQEAKALTRGEPLPGLPANELLAYWKMDYAVLRDLIGAGYLPTQEARHPIHKGMIKVIPYEAIEQFERTYVLAWELAESLNLTRSELRKWLVNRNVHRAFDPAQLNAEIYRRSDVPSEGTSF from the coding sequence ATGACGTACCGTCTCACCCCCTTGCCCGTCGAAGCCGACGAGCCTGCACAAGCCTATGCCTGTCGGCTCGCGCGTCGCATCAACCTGCCCCTGCGCTTCTTCTGCACGGACATCGGTATCCCGCGCCAGGAGGTCATCAAGGGTTCCACAGATGCCGTCCATCGGATCGCCGATTACGGAGGGGCCGACCCGGCTCCTCTTCTCGCCGCAACGGTCCGGCATACGGAGGGACGTCTGTATACCCTGAACGGCCAGGACCTGGTCCGCGACTCGCTTCGTCGTACCCGCTTGCGCGGGTGCGTCATGTGCATGAAGGAACAGCTCGCTCACGGAGCCGTTTGGGATGTCTCGATCCGGACCTCGTGGTGCCTTGCGTCGGTGTACACGTGCCCGATTCACGAGGTCGGGCTCGTCGATATCGGGACCGGCAAGGATGCCATGTTCAACGAGTGGTCCTTGCTCATGGAGGATTTCCTGAGCTCAGAGACGGCGTGTCACCCGCCCCCCGAACGTTCGCCTGGCAAATTCGAACTCTACCTCATGGAGCGGGCCATGCATGGTCCCCCGGAGAGTGGCGGTGAAGTGAATGACCTGCCCATGCACGTCGCCATGCGGGTCATGCCATTCTTCGGGCAGACGCTCCTCCACGGTACCAACGCCCATGAGCCAGTCACCGACGACGAGATCATCAAAGCCTGCGACACGGGTTTCCAGGCGCTGGTCGCTCGCGGCGGCCTCGAACAGAGCCTCGCCGACATCGAGGCGGGTGCCGGCCCGCGAATGTCAAAACAGGGGCCCCAGCACAGGCTGGGGAAACACCTGTTCAGCTTCCTGACAAATGCAGTTTCCCAGGAGGCCTATCAGCCTGTTCTCGACCGCGTCCGAGCGTTTGTCTTGGACACCATTCCGATGGACCGGGGAGCACTGCTCCTCGGAAGACCGGTCGACACCTGTAGGGTCCACAGCGTTGCCACACTGACAGCGGTCACAGGGATGCACCCCACAACCCTGCGCCGCTATCTCCGGGAAAACGGCTTCCTGAAGTCCGACGCCCAGAACGGCGACATGCCGATGCCTGCGGCGATGGTCGAGGCTTGGGCCGCCAACCTCGCTGAGGTGGTGGGACAGAAGGCCGTCGAGGAGCTGCTGGGCTGCTCCCGGAGCCACTTCAATACCCTCTTAAAGGCTCGCTTGATCCAGCCCCACTACGCGTCCCGCAGCTCAAGAAAATACAGGTTCGGCAGGATCGATCTGGAGGCGCTCCTCACCAGGTTGCTGGACGCGGCTACACCCACGCCCGCTACCCCAGACGGATTTGTGGGGCTGGATCGGATCGGCAAAAGGGCCAACGCCTCTATTGCTGTGGTCCTCAAAGCCGTCATTGCAGGCGAGATGAACGGGGTCACCTGCCGTCCAGGCAATCGACGGCTCGACGGGCTCGAGTTCAGCGTTCAAGAAGCCAAGGCCCTCACGCGGGGCGAGCCTCTGCCCGGTCTGCCGGCGAATGAGTTGCTCGCCTACTGGAAGATGGATTACGCGGTGCTTAGGGACCTGATCGGTGCCGGCTACCTGCCGACACAAGAGGCTCGCCACCCCATCCACAAGGGTATGATCAAGGTCATCCCCTATGAAGCTATTGAGCAGTTCGAGCGCACCTATGTGCTGGCTTGGGAACTGGCCGAAAGCCTCAACCTTACAAGATCCGAGCTCCGCAAATGGCTCGTCAATCGCAATGTCCATCGCGCATTCGATCCGGCGCAACTCAATGCAGAAATATACCGACGATCGGACGTACCAAGTGAAGGTACTTCATTCTGA
- a CDS encoding cupin domain-containing protein: MSSMLANARLADVFQISPTDTNYFAVLFDPQRGGSEAIFLIEIFRVGGATPPNTHAAAHEFFYVLEGEGIARCDGKATPVKKGDAILVSPGAEHIVENTGAGKLYTLTVMTPNEGFSELIRSGRRVDLDDEDRRVLGDLVA, translated from the coding sequence ATGAGCTCCATGCTCGCCAATGCCCGCCTCGCGGACGTGTTCCAGATCAGCCCGACGGACACGAACTACTTCGCGGTGCTGTTCGACCCCCAGCGGGGAGGCAGCGAAGCCATCTTCCTCATCGAGATCTTCCGCGTCGGCGGCGCTACCCCGCCGAACACCCATGCGGCGGCGCATGAGTTTTTCTACGTCCTGGAAGGCGAGGGCATCGCGCGCTGCGACGGCAAGGCGACGCCGGTGAAGAAGGGCGATGCGATCCTCGTCAGCCCCGGCGCCGAGCACATCGTCGAGAATACCGGGGCGGGTAAGCTCTACACGCTGACGGTGATGACCCCGAACGAAGGCTTCTCCGAGCTCATCCGCAGCGGCCGGCGGGTGGACCTCGATGACGAGGACCGCCGCGTCCTCGGCGACCTGGTCGCGTGA
- a CDS encoding methyl-accepting chemotaxis protein, translating to MLRSIKQISLALCGVLGIAVVGFAATGVWQEYARLKASERAARSVEALGYLTRGLVELSFERSLTQVGLALDAPFPADFANLRRTQQGKADDLFNRLEQHIASNDFAPSRQEFIDRMTALRRQIAAIRDKADRDLTLPRTARTANAAELVDSLKQAIAEMFSNADRLRVDSRSLTPEIVAHDLLMQRAWVMREYGGRERTYFAIAALTRGPLTQAAILEMASAHGRVLQSWELSQFVLQRPFIAARLKSAADRMRANYFGSYDRIRQAMYAAGSSGQYPMDFKAYFDASTSALDDATAMIDAAVATNVSLAADMTAASRQALATIVAVTVLALGMVAFMIYFFIMRVSVRVAQTADLMERVAGGDLSVAANHLAGADEIGRLAAALGVFRTNALDRLRLEQAARSETERERLRQTQLEGLIADFRAQVSTYLASLGSKTTAMRNSAAVLSDVASHATREAEAARTASSAAADDVGTVAQAADELKASIQEIAEQTMRTASVVDDTNKVAERTQVEISQLAALTDRIGAVVATIRAIAEQTNLLALNATIESARAGEAGRGFSVVASEVKQLAQQTARATEEIAGEIAQVQTATRQAVSAIEGITVRIGEIRSASGIVSAAMTEQDASTQSIVEAIGSAAAGAREATASAETVSGTIGETTRQAGEVHTVSDELGVVTEELARAVDGFLSAVASDLGDRRQHLRHKVREAVVVSAGGQRAATVILDISESGAKIQGAAFCTVGASVTLEWPAGRLISAKVVRVGQNDVGLRFDRPISLEPFGIAA from the coding sequence ATGTTGCGGTCGATCAAACAGATCAGTCTGGCGTTGTGTGGTGTCCTGGGTATTGCCGTTGTCGGCTTTGCGGCGACCGGCGTCTGGCAGGAATATGCGAGGCTCAAGGCCAGCGAACGCGCCGCCCGTTCTGTCGAGGCTCTCGGATACCTGACGCGCGGCCTGGTCGAGCTGTCGTTCGAGCGCTCGCTCACCCAGGTCGGGCTCGCCCTCGACGCGCCGTTCCCGGCAGACTTCGCCAACCTGCGCCGGACCCAGCAGGGCAAGGCGGATGACCTCTTCAACCGGCTCGAGCAGCACATTGCGAGCAACGACTTTGCCCCCAGCCGCCAGGAATTCATCGATCGGATGACGGCGCTGCGCCGGCAGATCGCGGCGATCCGGGACAAGGCCGATCGCGACCTCACCTTGCCCCGCACTGCGCGCACCGCCAATGCGGCCGAGCTGGTCGATTCGCTCAAGCAGGCCATCGCGGAGATGTTCTCCAATGCCGATCGCCTGCGGGTCGACAGCCGCTCCCTGACGCCGGAGATCGTCGCCCATGACCTGCTGATGCAGCGGGCCTGGGTGATGCGTGAATATGGCGGGCGCGAGCGCACCTATTTCGCCATCGCGGCGCTGACGCGCGGCCCGCTCACCCAGGCCGCGATCCTTGAGATGGCCTCTGCCCATGGCCGCGTGCTGCAGAGCTGGGAACTGTCGCAGTTCGTCCTGCAGCGGCCCTTCATCGCCGCACGGCTGAAGAGTGCGGCCGACCGGATGCGCGCCAACTATTTCGGCAGCTATGACCGCATCCGGCAGGCGATGTATGCGGCGGGATCGAGCGGCCAGTACCCGATGGACTTCAAGGCCTATTTCGACGCCTCGACCAGCGCGCTGGACGATGCCACCGCCATGATCGATGCGGCGGTGGCCACCAATGTGTCGCTCGCCGCCGACATGACCGCGGCATCCCGGCAGGCCCTGGCGACCATCGTCGCCGTGACGGTCCTCGCCCTCGGCATGGTCGCCTTCATGATCTACTTCTTCATCATGAGGGTGTCGGTCCGGGTCGCCCAGACCGCGGATCTCATGGAACGCGTGGCGGGAGGCGATCTGTCCGTCGCCGCCAACCATCTGGCGGGTGCCGACGAGATCGGCCGGCTCGCGGCGGCTCTTGGCGTCTTCCGCACCAATGCGCTCGACCGGTTGCGCCTCGAACAGGCGGCCCGCTCCGAGACCGAGCGCGAGCGGCTGCGACAGACCCAGCTTGAAGGCCTCATTGCCGACTTCAGGGCCCAGGTCTCCACCTATCTCGCCAGCCTGGGCTCCAAGACCACCGCCATGCGGAATTCGGCCGCCGTCCTCAGCGATGTCGCTTCCCACGCGACGCGCGAGGCCGAGGCGGCGCGCACCGCCTCCAGCGCGGCAGCGGATGATGTCGGAACCGTCGCCCAGGCGGCCGATGAGCTGAAGGCCTCGATCCAGGAGATCGCCGAGCAGACGATGCGCACCGCCAGCGTGGTCGACGACACCAACAAGGTCGCGGAACGGACCCAGGTCGAGATCAGCCAGCTGGCGGCGCTGACGGATCGCATCGGCGCGGTCGTCGCCACCATCCGCGCCATCGCCGAACAGACCAACCTGCTCGCCCTCAACGCCACGATCGAATCGGCGCGGGCCGGTGAGGCGGGCCGTGGCTTCTCGGTCGTGGCCAGCGAGGTGAAGCAACTGGCGCAGCAGACCGCCCGGGCGACCGAGGAGATCGCCGGCGAGATCGCCCAGGTGCAGACCGCGACCCGCCAGGCGGTGAGCGCCATCGAAGGCATCACCGTCCGCATCGGCGAGATCCGGTCGGCGTCGGGCATCGTGTCGGCGGCGATGACGGAGCAGGACGCCTCCACCCAGTCCATCGTCGAGGCCATCGGCTCGGCCGCGGCCGGGGCGCGGGAGGCCACCGCCAGCGCCGAGACCGTCAGCGGCACCATCGGCGAGACGACGCGCCAGGCCGGCGAGGTGCACACCGTGTCGGACGAGCTCGGCGTCGTGACCGAGGAACTGGCCCGCGCCGTGGACGGCTTCCTGAGCGCGGTCGCGTCCGATCTCGGCGACCGTCGCCAGCACCTGCGCCACAAGGTCCGCGAGGCCGTCGTGGTCAGCGCCGGGGGCCAGCGCGCCGCGACGGTGATTCTCGACATCTCGGAGTCCGGCGCGAAGATCCAGGGCGCGGCCTTCTGCACGGTCGGCGCCAGCGTGACGCTGGAATGGCCCGCCGGCCGGCTCATTTCGGCAAAGGTCGTCCGGGTCGGCCAGAATGATGTCGGCTTGCGCTTCGACAGGCCGATTTCGCTCGAGCCCTTCGGCATCGCGGCCTAG
- a CDS encoding sigma-70 family RNA polymerase sigma factor: MRDRNDEWSAWMRAALAGDEAAYGRLLRELTPFLRTIARSGLARAGRGTAEAEDIVQEVLIAVHTKRTSWIPTEPLVPWLRAITRHKLIDHLRRRGGTGHVDIDDLSEVIAAPTDEPGIATRDVVKLAEGLPAGQKAVIHAMFVDGKDTKDTASALSMSEGAVRVALHRGLAGLAKMLRGTV; this comes from the coding sequence TTGAGAGACCGGAACGACGAGTGGAGCGCCTGGATGCGGGCGGCACTGGCGGGTGACGAGGCAGCCTATGGGCGCCTCCTCCGCGAGCTGACCCCGTTCCTGCGGACCATCGCTCGCTCTGGCCTCGCACGCGCCGGCCGTGGCACCGCAGAGGCGGAGGACATCGTGCAGGAGGTGTTGATCGCCGTCCACACCAAGCGCACCAGCTGGATCCCGACGGAGCCGCTGGTGCCGTGGCTGCGCGCCATCACCAGGCACAAGCTCATCGACCACCTGCGCCGCCGCGGCGGCACCGGCCATGTCGACATCGACGACCTGTCCGAGGTCATCGCCGCTCCAACCGACGAGCCCGGCATCGCCACCCGCGACGTGGTGAAGCTTGCCGAAGGCCTGCCGGCAGGCCAGAAGGCGGTGATCCACGCCATGTTCGTCGATGGCAAGGACACCAAGGACACGGCCTCCGCCCTCTCCATGAGCGAGGGCGCGGTGCGCGTCGCGTTGCACCGGGGCCTTGCAGGCCTTGCCAAGATGCTGCGCGGCACGGTGTGA
- a CDS encoding NrsF family protein has translation MTNGPMKTDDLVAILARDAAATGPDIHRRLASAFAVAAVAALALMVPTLGIRNDIAAASTGMLFPLKILAVATLAVGAMALVRAASRPEAELPRGVLVVPVLVLLVALGHEVATQAPANLSTRMIGRFSGVCLIAIPLLGLIPLAAILAAMREAAPRHAVRAGALAGLAAGAIAATAYGLHCTDDSPLFVVVWYGIAITILTGLGALLGRRLLAW, from the coding sequence ATGACGAATGGCCCCATGAAGACCGATGACCTCGTCGCCATCCTGGCGCGGGACGCGGCGGCCACCGGACCCGACATCCACCGTCGCCTTGCGAGTGCCTTCGCCGTCGCCGCCGTGGCAGCCTTGGCGCTGATGGTCCCGACGCTCGGCATCCGCAACGACATCGCCGCGGCCAGCACGGGCATGCTCTTCCCGCTGAAGATCCTGGCTGTCGCAACCCTCGCCGTCGGCGCCATGGCGCTGGTGCGGGCGGCCTCGCGCCCCGAGGCCGAGTTGCCGCGCGGGGTGCTCGTCGTGCCGGTCCTGGTCCTGCTGGTGGCGCTCGGCCATGAGGTCGCGACCCAGGCCCCAGCCAACCTCTCCACGCGAATGATCGGCCGCTTCTCCGGCGTCTGCCTCATCGCCATCCCGCTGCTCGGCCTCATTCCGCTGGCGGCGATCCTGGCCGCCATGCGGGAGGCCGCGCCACGCCACGCGGTGCGGGCGGGAGCGCTCGCCGGCCTTGCCGCCGGCGCCATCGCCGCCACCGCCTATGGCCTGCACTGCACCGATGATTCGCCGCTCTTCGTCGTGGTCTGGTACGGCATCGCCATCACCATCCTCACCGGGCTCGGCGCCCTGCTGGGACGCCGGCTCCTGGCCTGGTGA
- the polA gene encoding DNA polymerase I yields MHTEHHRPVGKGDRVFLVDASSFVFRAYFQSMNQDRKYNSRSDGLPTGAVRLFATKVLQFVEEGALGVKPTHLAMILDKSENSFRKELYPEYKAHRPPPPEDLVPQFPLMRHCIRAFGLHAIEQDTYEADDLIATYAEQACARGADVLIISADKDLMQLVRPCVAFYDPESGIKGKPGYRPERLLTHGDRFERWNVPPDKVGDVTEYWEGLPPEKIVDIQSLEGDTSDNVPGAPGIGRKTAAQLLTEYGDLDTLLARAHEIKQPKRRETLTDPAVIEKVRISRKLVELVRDVPVVVPLDETGLAPPDGKTLVSFLKAMEFTTITRKVADLYGVDAAAIEPDPALATGPKAAVASASPVAPAAEGAAPSPALAEPGQPSPQSLAARTAASLRGARIDRSRYQCITTLADLDAFIAGARETGVVALDTETNALDAMAADLVGFSLAYGPDAACYVPLAHRTGEAGLFDSGAVDGQIPMREALERLQALAEDPGVLKVGQNLKYDLLVLARYGIHVAPYDDTMLMSYALDAGLGSNGMDALSVKHLGHEPISFDAVTGTGKARITFDRVPLDQATAYAAEDADVTLRLWRVLKPRLAAERRTTVYETLERPLVEVLARMERRGILVDRQVLSRLSGDFAQVAARVEAEIQELAGEPLNPGSPKQLGDILFGKMGLPGGSKTKTGAWSTAAGVLEELAEEGHALPRKIIDWRTVTKLKSTYTDALPTYINGQTGRVHTSFALAATTTGRLSSSEPNIQNIPVRTEEGRKIRTAFIAAPGHKLVSADYSQIELRILAHIAEIPQLRQAFADGIDIHAMTASEMFGVPVQGMDPLVRRRAKAINFGIIYGISAFGLANQLSIPREEAGAYIKRYFERFPGIRDYMDATKAFVREKGYVETIFGRRCHFPAIRSGNPSERAFVERQAINAPIQGSAADIIRRAMVRMDAALEAAGLKASMLLQVHDELVFEVPDGEVDRALPVIKRVMEDATHPALQLKVPLAVDARAAANWEEAH; encoded by the coding sequence ATGCACACCGAGCATCATCGCCCAGTCGGCAAGGGCGACCGCGTCTTCCTCGTCGACGCGTCCTCCTTCGTCTTCCGCGCCTATTTCCAGTCGATGAACCAGGACCGGAAATACAACAGCCGGTCCGACGGGCTGCCGACGGGCGCCGTGCGCCTGTTCGCGACCAAGGTGCTGCAATTCGTCGAGGAGGGCGCGCTGGGGGTGAAGCCGACCCACCTCGCGATGATCCTCGACAAGAGCGAGAACTCGTTCCGCAAGGAGCTCTACCCCGAGTACAAGGCGCACCGTCCGCCGCCGCCGGAGGACCTCGTGCCGCAGTTCCCGCTGATGCGGCACTGCATCCGCGCCTTCGGCCTGCATGCCATCGAGCAGGACACCTACGAGGCCGACGACCTCATCGCTACCTATGCCGAACAGGCCTGCGCGCGCGGCGCCGACGTGCTCATCATCTCCGCCGACAAGGACCTGATGCAGCTCGTCCGCCCCTGCGTCGCCTTCTACGACCCCGAGAGCGGCATCAAGGGCAAGCCCGGCTATCGCCCCGAGCGCCTGCTCACCCATGGCGACCGTTTCGAGCGCTGGAACGTGCCGCCCGACAAGGTCGGCGACGTCACCGAATACTGGGAAGGCCTGCCGCCGGAGAAGATCGTCGACATCCAGTCACTGGAGGGCGACACCTCCGACAACGTGCCGGGCGCGCCGGGCATCGGCCGCAAGACGGCGGCCCAGCTGCTCACCGAATATGGCGACCTCGACACGCTTCTCGCCCGCGCTCACGAGATCAAGCAGCCGAAGCGCCGCGAGACACTGACCGACCCCGCTGTGATCGAGAAGGTGCGGATCTCCCGCAAGCTTGTGGAGCTCGTCCGCGATGTGCCGGTGGTGGTCCCGCTCGACGAGACCGGCCTCGCCCCACCGGATGGCAAGACGCTTGTCTCCTTCCTGAAGGCGATGGAGTTCACCACCATCACCCGCAAGGTCGCCGACCTCTACGGCGTCGACGCCGCGGCGATCGAGCCTGATCCGGCGCTGGCCACCGGCCCAAAGGCGGCCGTCGCGTCTGCCTCGCCCGTGGCCCCCGCTGCCGAGGGCGCAGCGCCCTCCCCTGCCCTCGCCGAACCCGGCCAGCCTTCGCCCCAAAGCCTTGCGGCCAGGACCGCCGCGAGCCTGCGCGGCGCCCGTATCGACCGCTCGCGCTACCAGTGCATCACCACGCTCGCCGACCTCGACGCCTTCATCGCCGGCGCCCGCGAAACCGGCGTGGTGGCGCTCGACACCGAGACCAATGCGCTGGACGCCATGGCCGCCGACCTCGTGGGCTTCTCCCTCGCCTATGGCCCGGATGCCGCCTGCTACGTGCCGCTCGCCCACCGCACCGGCGAGGCCGGGCTGTTCGATTCCGGCGCGGTCGACGGCCAGATCCCGATGCGCGAGGCGCTGGAGAGGCTGCAGGCCCTCGCCGAGGATCCGGGCGTCCTGAAGGTCGGCCAGAACCTCAAGTATGACCTGCTGGTCCTCGCCCGCTACGGCATCCATGTGGCGCCCTATGACGACACGATGCTGATGTCCTATGCCCTCGATGCCGGCCTCGGCTCGAACGGCATGGACGCGCTCTCGGTGAAGCATCTCGGCCACGAGCCGATCTCCTTCGACGCCGTGACCGGCACGGGCAAGGCGCGGATCACCTTCGACCGCGTGCCGCTCGACCAGGCCACGGCTTACGCCGCCGAGGATGCCGACGTGACGCTCAGGCTGTGGCGGGTGCTGAAACCGCGCCTTGCCGCCGAGCGCCGGACCACCGTCTACGAGACGCTGGAGCGGCCGCTGGTGGAGGTGCTCGCCCGCATGGAGCGGCGCGGTATCCTCGTCGACCGGCAGGTGCTCTCACGCCTGTCCGGCGATTTCGCCCAGGTCGCGGCGCGGGTCGAGGCGGAGATCCAGGAGCTGGCGGGCGAGCCGCTGAACCCCGGCTCGCCGAAGCAGCTCGGCGACATCCTCTTCGGCAAGATGGGCCTGCCGGGCGGATCGAAGACCAAGACCGGCGCCTGGTCCACCGCCGCCGGCGTGCTCGAGGAGCTTGCCGAGGAGGGCCATGCCCTGCCGCGCAAGATCATCGACTGGCGCACGGTGACCAAGCTCAAGTCGACCTATACCGACGCGCTGCCGACCTACATCAATGGGCAGACCGGGCGGGTCCACACCTCCTTCGCGCTGGCCGCGACGACGACGGGGCGGCTGTCCTCCTCCGAGCCGAACATCCAGAACATCCCGGTCCGCACCGAGGAGGGCCGCAAGATCCGCACGGCCTTCATCGCCGCGCCCGGCCACAAGCTGGTGTCAGCGGACTATTCGCAGATCGAGCTGCGCATCCTCGCCCATATCGCCGAGATCCCGCAGCTGCGGCAGGCCTTCGCCGACGGCATCGACATCCACGCCATGACGGCCTCGGAAATGTTCGGCGTGCCGGTGCAGGGCATGGACCCGCTGGTCCGCCGCCGCGCCAAGGCCATCAATTTCGGCATCATCTACGGCATCTCGGCTTTCGGCCTCGCCAACCAGCTGTCGATCCCGCGCGAGGAGGCCGGCGCCTATATCAAGCGCTATTTCGAGCGCTTCCCCGGCATCCGCGACTACATGGACGCGACCAAGGCCTTCGTGCGCGAGAAGGGCTATGTCGAGACCATCTTCGGCCGGCGCTGCCACTTCCCCGCCATCCGCTCCGGCAATCCCTCGGAGCGCGCCTTCGTCGAGCGGCAGGCGATCAATGCGCCGATCCAGGGCTCGGCCGCCGACATCATCCGCCGCGCCATGGTGCGGATGGATGCGGCGCTTGAGGCGGCGGGTCTCAAGGCCTCCATGCTGCTCCAGGTCCATGACGAACTGGTCTTCGAGGTGCCGGACGGCGAGGTGGACCGCGCGCTCCCGGTCATCAAGCGGGTGATGGAGGACGCCACGCACCCGGCGCTGCAGCTGAAGGTGCCGCTGGCGGTGGATGCCCGCGCCGCAGCCAATTGGGAAGAGGCGCACTGA
- the yihA gene encoding ribosome biogenesis GTP-binding protein YihA/YsxC — MADDAIEVGRKLFARPWTFWRGTPDMKHLPPMTGVEIAFAGRSNVGKSSLINALVGQNQLARTSNTPGRTQELNFFHVPSEAGPGTGLVVVDMPGYGFAAAPEAKVKAWTKVIHDYLRGRQNLARVYVLIDARHGIKPVDVEVLDELGKAAVSYQIVLTKADQISPAALETLIATTLESLKKRAAAFPEIIATSSRKGEGIPELRAAIARVAAERA, encoded by the coding sequence ATGGCTGATGACGCGATCGAGGTCGGGCGCAAGCTCTTCGCCCGGCCCTGGACCTTCTGGCGTGGCACGCCCGACATGAAGCACCTGCCCCCGATGACGGGGGTGGAGATCGCCTTTGCCGGGCGGTCCAATGTCGGCAAGTCCAGCCTGATCAATGCGCTGGTCGGCCAAAACCAGCTCGCCCGCACCTCGAACACGCCGGGGCGGACGCAGGAGCTGAACTTCTTCCACGTGCCTTCCGAGGCGGGACCGGGCACCGGCCTCGTCGTCGTGGACATGCCGGGCTACGGCTTCGCCGCGGCGCCTGAGGCCAAGGTGAAGGCCTGGACCAAGGTCATTCACGACTACCTCAGGGGACGTCAGAACCTTGCCCGCGTCTATGTGCTCATCGACGCCCGTCACGGCATCAAGCCGGTGGATGTCGAGGTGCTGGACGAGCTCGGCAAGGCGGCGGTGTCCTACCAGATCGTGCTGACCAAGGCCGACCAGATCAGCCCTGCGGCGCTGGAGACGCTGATCGCGACGACGCTGGAATCGCTGAAGAAGCGTGCGGCCGCCTTCCCCGAGATCATCGCCACCTCCAGCCGCAAGGGCGAGGGCATTCCGGAGCTGCGCGCAGCCATCGCGAGGGTGGCGGCCGAGCGCGCCTGA